One genomic region from Vanacampus margaritifer isolate UIUO_Vmar chromosome 2, RoL_Vmar_1.0, whole genome shotgun sequence encodes:
- the LOC144045093 gene encoding metalloproteinase inhibitor 2-like → MIWKMFVLPLVLLCLWGLQEEGAQACSCFPTHPQQLYCRTDVVVIRAKVVGVMPGAQGKGRPTKYDIQHLTTFKGVKKLFAAIYTGPNSAACGVTLAKGAEYLLMGKLQSDGSLHLSQCDFHEAWDSTQKNLLSRYAQGCGCTIKSCFSFPCCMTGPSECLWTDFLPGKMGVGEQAQNFACIKSSNGCCAWYRAADGSEKVNSK, encoded by the exons ATGATCTGGAAGATGTTTGTGCTGCCCCTGGTGCTGCTGTGCTTGTGGGGGCTCCAAGAGGAGGGCGCACAAGCCTGTAGCTGTTTCCCGACGCATCCGCAGCAGTTGTATTGCCGAACAGACGTTGTTG TCATAAGGGCCAAGGTTGTTGGAGTGATGCCTGGCGCACAAGGAAAAGGTCGACCCACCAAGTATGACATTCAACACTTGACG acctTCAAGGGAGTAAAAAAGCTTTTTGCTGCCATCTACACTGGACCCAACTCTGCAGCATGTGGAGTCACTCTGGCCAAGGGTGCTGAATATCTACTCATGG GAAAGCTTCAGTCCGACGGCTCACTGCACCTCTCCCAATGTGACTTCCATGAGGCGTGGGATTCCACACAAAAGAACCTTCTTTCCCGCTATGCACAGGGCTGTGGTTGCACG ATCAAGTCCTGCTTCTCCTTCCCGTGCTGCATGACCGGCCCAAGTGAGTGCTTGTGGACAGACTTCCTGCCGGGGAAGATGGGCGTTGGTGAGCAGGCCCAAAACTTTGCTTGCATCAAGAGCAGCAATGGCTGTTGTGCCTGGTACAGGGCGGCTGACGGGTCTGAAAAGGTTaactctaaataa